The window GTCAGAAAATGATTTAAGTAATTTGTGATGGAGAGGTTGTTTAttaattggtgtttttaactaattattattattatttatattcttttacGTTATCCCCAAGCCGTTAGTTCTGACATGGAGAAAGATAaaagtgacgtcacttccgcctaAGAGAACATACCACAGTGTCGTTCGAGATCACACTGACACGGTTTCCTTGGAGTAAACGTACAGAGTGCTGATTTTCTCACTTTCTATGTTCTCctcctttttaatgtatttaattgtaGATTTTCTTTGAAGGATGGCAAATGAGAAGAAATGTAGAAACTCCCCTCTGTTTAAGTCCGATCATACTTATACTAAACAGCCTGCTATACAATCCGCGCTTCCACCTGTGGTTCTGCCCCGGGATCATATCGGCTGGTCCATCATTAACACGGTTTATATGAACTTCTTCTGTCTGGGCGCCGTGGCTTTATATTTCTCAATAAAGGTGAGCCGAGTAAAGCACACGGCATGCCCAGAACCccttgaaattattattattattattattacagagtcATTTAAATGGACGGGGCCCCGTGTTATGATGCattactgtcttaataatgaagcaaGCCAAACGAAATAAAGATCAAAGTATTGCCGGATAAATTAGACCAGTGACGGTTAATTTGAGCAAGATGGGGCAACCTGTTACACGTCAGCTCGCAGCACGGTACCAATTGAATCGTTTTTTTTGGTAATCGGGCCACCTCGTTCCCCGGACCTACGATTTGTTCCTTTGGGGAGCGATGAAAGGAAAAGTGTACAAGAACAAGCCTCGTACACTGAAACAATTACAGCAAAACGTTGAACAGGACGTTGCTGCCATCACCCCTACAATTCCTGCGGATACCTTTGTCAATATGGAGCGCAATGTCGATCTGTTTTTGCAAGAAGAAGAAAGCAACTATTCCCAAAACTGAATATGATTGGCTCGTTTACACGTCTATCAAGGTATGCTCTTTATTTATTTCGTTTCTATCGCTTCATTATTATGTGAGTGACGCATCATAACTTTGGACCCCGTCCATTAGAATTTCCCTGAATTATTTATCgttgtttttcttgttcttgtaacacTTGATTGCTCATGAAATTAATTTGATTCGCGTACATACCGCAATGTGAATTCAGCGCGCGTCCTGTCCAAAATACTTTCCTACAAATAGCGGTTCTTCTAAGCGatgccataagggaaccatttttggctttcaaaaaaacaatccaaatggTGGATTCAGGAAGAATCATTATTTATTCAGGCCAGTAAAAGTCTGCGTAAATACCCATCAATAAATATTAATAGATTTGTGTCCGATtgtattgctttatattttttgcaCTCAGTAGAGATGTTTGGTCTTAACCTCTGCGAACTACGCAAATCAACagtaaacccatccatccatccatccattttccaacccgctgaatccgaacacagggtcacgggggtctgctggagccaatcccagccaacacagggcacaaggcaggaaacaatcctgggcagggtgccaacccaccgcagaacagtAAACCgaacaatgaaaataataacaattacaataaaaCCCATACTCTCATTTACGTCTGCTCCGTGCTtaaagatctttatttaaaaatctacgAAAGGATGCACTTTACGAtaatggtgattttttttagtCTTGCCAAGTAAGCTTCCTATTTAAATCACttaaatgaattgaaaaaaaaactaatatggtCACAGTTAAAATGAAGTATAACAATTATGTTAAAATAGGaatctttacccacaattcctGATTACAGCACCCACAtgcatgaaaatatttcaatgtaaaTGTCCAATCAATGCTCGACTGCGTAGAGGTTTTCCAGCCAGAGATGGACAACggagaactgctttagcgtgccAAGAGCGAATCTCATCGATGGTGATGAATAAAGAGAGCGATATTTGACAAGTATTAAAGTAAGCTCATTTGGGAGATGATATTCGTTTGAATTAAATCAGCTTTTAGCAATACGTTCAAGATCGGCAGTCATGTTGCTGTTTTGATtcgttaattttgttttgccatgtGTCTTATGCTACAGTTTGAGGATTAGTATCATGATTATATCGTTATCGTTGTTGTTGTTCGcgttattattgtgaatttcccctcgggattaataaagtatctatctatctatctatctatctatctatctatctatctatctatctatctatctatctatctatctgtctgtctgtctgtctgtctgtctgtctggcgtGTAGGTCGTCAGATGTTAAGACTAAACATCAGTAGAATGtgaaaatataacagaacaataaCGACAGTCGTTATGGAGTCAGGGTGCTCATAGgtctgtattgttttaaaaattaccCAATAGTTCGACTAAATCAGGGGTCGCCAtttccagtcctggggcctcatgtataaacggtgcgtatgcacagaaatgttgcgtacgaacgtttccacgctcaaatcacgatgtataaaacctaaacttggtgtaaagccacgcacatttccacggtacttcataccttggcgtacgcaatttctccgctcggttttgcagactggcggcacccagcgtcaaagcagtgctactgttcctgtgtggtcaccctttctttcttagacccacattcctgacgcggctttataaatacactgaaattaactgcatattgtttattagtgtaatgcatctgattgtaattaacctgtagcaatataatggtccagggaatagccatagtattccaaataccataactgctttagcattgttacgctcactgcatcttcttcttctttcagctgctcccattaagggttgccacagcagatcatctttttccatattactctcactgcaccactcagagtatttatatcactgtatctgagtggggaatcacagcagcagctgatcggaaagagaattatcggtatacagtttcaagcacacactacctcaaccacggcaaaacgcgtcaaagccttgcCTTTATggacctcgcatttcagaaacagtttcatcccaagaactataaacgcactcaatcagtccatcaagtgctccttgtagaactgtttgtacttataagtacaatcaccccactgtaaacttgcactacagttataatattgcacaacctgcgccactttataaagcgtgtatgatgacaatatcatctttaagatgaaatgcagcaaaatatgttgcttatagtatacagataaaactaactttatttaaataatatcaatcaattcaattcaattttattttatttgtcattcagcagaacatccaagatgtgctgcagaatgaaaatacgatgcacaagacattaataaaaacacatagttaaaatgaattgcattcaattaaaagtgcagaaagattctgattaaagatgcacaaaaattctgattagaagtgcataaaaatttctaattaaaagtgcataagagtctaaatttaaaatacataaaattctgaattaaaaatgcctacaataaaatactaaaatgcttcatttaaaagacgaatggcagtaggaaaaaaactgtttttaaacctggtagttctacattttgggctgcggtaccttctgcttgagggcatgagggaaaagagttcagaggcaggataagtagggtctctagaaatccgcacagctctggccagacagcgttgttttgccaaatcttgtacattaggcaacggggctccaatgatcctctctgcagccctcaccactttcctcagtgctttccagtccgaagctctgcagctctcctgccacagagagctgctgctggttagcacgctctctatggtccctctgtaaaaagtggtgaggactgacttactgagatgggccctctttagcctccgcagaaagatcaagcgctggtgagctttcttgatgatggaggaagtgtgcagggaccaggtgaggttgttcatCACAttgactcccaggaacttagtagactgcacaatttccacagcagtgttcttaatgtagaccgggatgtgtatcagctgtttcttcctgaagtcgatcaccagttcttttgttttctcgacattcagtatcagattgtttttatcacaccattccacaaatgacttcacctcctctctgtaatcctcctctccgtcacctcgaatgagacccaccactgttgtgtcgtccgcatacttaataatttggtttgtgctgaacttggcacaacaattgtgggtcatgagcgtgaagaggaggggatttagaacacacccctgtggagaacctgtgctcaaggagatggtatctgatttattctttccaacccgtacgtactgtggcctatccattagaaagtccaatatccagttttgcagaggtatgcccagtcccaatgggcccagtttgctgatcaaattctgagggatgatggtattaaaagtcaaactaaaatcaacaaacagcatgcggaccatagcgtctctattctccagatgttccaacgaaaaatggagtgcaatagatatggcatcctctgtggcacggttggagcaGTAGGCGAACTGGAGTGGGTCAAatgaggagggtaggacagaagtaatgtggtccttgatcagcctctcgaaacatttcatcactattgatgttaaggctacagggcgatagtcattcatggttgtgactattggttttttcggaactgggatgatttctgaggttttaaagcaagatggcacaacagcctgacacagagagatgttaaatatatccgtaaggacatgtgtcagctgctccgcacatcctttgagtacacaacctggtatctggtctggtcccgcagctttccttggattaattctcctcaaagtccgtagaacatcatccggttccagacacagtgccttctcatcaggatgaggggtggccttcactggtgatgtatcattcaatgcttcaaaccgtccaaagtacttatttaggtcattcaggaagttgaagctatcatcacaggggtaggaaactgttttgtaatctgtcacagatttaatcccctgccacaatcttctgctgttcctgtgatcttgaaaatgactctctattttctttccatgagccCTTTTAGCTCTTCTAATAGCTTTATTTAGGTTGGCTCTTGCTGTTCTAAGGGCAGCTATATCTCCAGATTTAAAAGCAGAGTTTCTCACTTTCAGCAAAACTCACACCTCAGCAGTCACCCACGGTTTATCGTTTGCCCTGACAATGATGTTTTTGGTGACGCAGACATCCTCCATGCACTTATTTATGTAGCCAGACACAGcctctgcatattcatttatgtCTATCCTTTGATCTGTGGTAGCTGCCTCACTGAACACAGACCAGTCGGTGCACTCAAAACAATCCTGTAGTGCATTCATGGCTTCTTCTGGCCAAACTCTCACCTGTTTGAGTGATGGTTTTGATCTGATGAGCACAGGTCTATATACTGGGATTAGCATAATagagatgtggtctgatgagccaagatggggacctggggatgctttgaatgctcctttaatgttggtgtagacatgatccaatatattggttcctcgagttgcaaaatccacatgttggtaaaaatggGGTAAACCTCTCTTCATGTTTGCCTGGTTAAAATCCCCAGCAACGATGACTGCTCCCTCTCTGGATGTGTGGTTTGCAAATCGTTGATACAGTGGCAGAGTGGGTCAATGGCTGCCTTGATGTCAGCGTCAGGGAGAATATAAACAGTTACTATAAGTACAACGGAAAATTCCCGTGGCAAATAAAAAGGCCGGCATTTAACTACCAAAAACTCAATGTCTGGAGAGCAAAATGTGTGGATTACTTTTGAGTCAACACACCATCTGTTGTTTATGGGGACGATGATACCTCCGCCCCGTGTTTTGCCGATGAGACTGCTGCTCCTGTCTGCCCGATGAATCGTTAGCCCCTCCAGGCTAATAGCAGTGTCGGTTGTGGAGTCGGTGAGCCAGGACTCTGTAAAGACAAAAGCACAGCAATCCTTAATCTCCCGCTTCGATGTTAAATCCAACCGAATGTAGTCCAATTTATTCTCCAGTGAGCGGATATTTGTCACCAAGGTCGTTGGTAGTGGCGTTCTGCATGGATTAGCTTTAGCTTTAACGCTGAGCCCACCGCGGACACCTCGCTTTTGTTTACGCATACACCGCCGCCGTCTTG of the Erpetoichthys calabaricus chromosome 2, fErpCal1.3, whole genome shotgun sequence genome contains:
- the LOC127526805 gene encoding dispanin subfamily A member 2b-like, with amino-acid sequence MANEKKCRNSPLFKSDHTYTKQPAIQSALPPVVLPRDHIGWSIINTVYMNFFCLGAVALYFSIKSRDRKVVGDLEGARYYGSKACCFNVTALAVSFLFFLIILILVIFSVSVISGKSFSLELSSPQN